From one Salmo salar chromosome ssa09, Ssal_v3.1, whole genome shotgun sequence genomic stretch:
- the LOC106611990 gene encoding iduronate 2-sulfatase isoform X2 — MVIKTSRQVRRNVLFIMADDLRPTLGCYGDPIVKSPNIDQLASKSNVFLNAYAQQAVCGPSRTSLLTSRRPDTTRLYDFKSYWRVHAGNYTTLPQYFKSKGYTTMSVGKVFHPGIASNHSDDYPYSWSVPPYHPPSFKYENMKVCKGSDGKLHANLLCSVNVSETPLGTLPDMESTEEAIRLLKSTRDSGKNFFLAVGFHKPHIPFRIPQEFLTLYPLEKMRLAPDPDVPKGLPSVAYNPWTDIRKREDVQALNISFPYGPIPKDFQLQIQQHYYASVSYMDSQVGRLLNTLDYLGLAEDTVVVFTSDHGWSLGEHGEWAKYSNFDVATRVPLMFYVAGMTAVRPWPEDETFPYMDVFGPTPHRFTQGGTVSNVNELLDIFPTVSVLAGLKPPLPCPDNSFHVELCTEGHDLAYTFNDNSKKSEAIAFSQYPRPADTPQENSDLPDLKDIRIMGYSLRSWDYRFTVWAGFDPASFQVNLSDVHGGELYLLEEDPGQDHNLYNSSEHSLLLCKLGQQQPWAQTLKQHLLYLTAGTKSKGMA, encoded by the exons ATGgtaatcaaaacgtcacgccagg TTAGGCGCAATGTTCTCTTCATCATGGCTGACGATTTGAGACCAACATTAGGATGCTACGGGGATCCTATTGTAAAGTCACCGAACATTGATCAACTTGCCTCTAAAAGTAATGTCTTTCTCAACGCATATGCCCAG CAAGCAGTGTGTGGACCAAGTCGGACCTCCTTACTAACAAGTCGTAGACCTGACACAACCCGGTTATATGACTTTAAGTCCTACTGGAGAGTGCATGCGGGGAACTACACCACTCTCCCTCAGTATTTCAAGTCAAAGGGCTACACCACCATGTCGGTTGGAAAGGTTTTTCACCCAG GCATAGCCTCTAATCACTCGGATGATTACCCGTACAGCTGGTCTGTACCTCCTTATCATCCTCCCTCTTTCAAGTATGAAAATATGAAG GTTTGCAAGGGCAGTGATGGCAAACTGCATGCCAACTTGCTGTGCTCAGTTAATGTGTCTGAAACCCCTCTTGGGACACTGCCAGACATGGAGAGCACAGAGGAGGCCATCAGGCTGCTCAAGTCCACAAGGGATTCTGGCAAGAATTTCTTTCTGGCTGTTGGATTCCACAAACCTCACATTCCCTTCAGAATCCCACAG GAGTTCTTGACACTCTATCCCCTGGAGAAGATGCGCCTGGCTCCAGACCCTGATGTTCCTAAAGGCCTCCCCAGCGTGGCCTACAAtccctggactgacatcaggaaaCGGGAAGATGTCCAAGCTCTAAACATCAGCTTCCCATATGGGCCAATCCCAAAGGATTTCCAG CTCCAGATTCAACAGCACTATTATGCGTCTGTGTCGTACATGGACTCCCAAGTGGGTCGGTTGTTGAATACTCTGGATTATCTGGGCCTGGCTGAAGACACTGTTGTGGTCTTTACATCTGACCATG GCTGGTCACTTGGGGAGCATGGAGAATGGGCCAAATATAGTAACTTTGACGTGGCCACTCGCGTTCCACTAATGTTCTACGTAGCAGGTATGACTGCAGTCCGTCCTTGGCCAGAGGACGAGACCTTCCCCTACATGGATGTGTTTGGCCCAACACCGCATCGCTTCACACAAG GAGGAACAGTGAGCAACGTGAACGAGCTGCTAGATATCTTTCCCACTGTGTCTGTCCTGGCTGGGCTGAAGCCCCCACTCCCCTGTCCCGACAACTCCTTCCACGTGGAGCTCTGCACCGAGGGACACGACCTGGCCTACACCTTCAATGACAACAGCAAGAAGTCTGAGGCCATTGCCTTCAGCCAGTACCCCCGGCCCGCCGACACCCCCCAGGAGAACTCAGACCTGCCCGACCTGAAGGACATCCGAATAATGGGTTATTCTCTGCGCTCCTGGGACTATCGCTTCACTGTGTGGGCGGGCTTCGACCCAGCTAGCTTCCAGGTTAACCTGTCAGACGTGCACGGTGGGGAGCTGTACCTCCTGGAGGAAGACCCAGGCCAGGACCACAACCTGTACAACAGCTCTGAGCACAGCCTGCTGCTCTGCAAGCTGGGCCAGCAGCAACCCTGGGCACAGACCCTCAAACAACACCTCCTTTACCTCACTGCAGGGACTAAATCTAAAGGGATGGCATGA
- the LOC106611990 gene encoding iduronate 2-sulfatase isoform X1 — MSLSVQKWFGVLILCIFSHDVVAKTVRRNVLFIMADDLRPTLGCYGDPIVKSPNIDQLASKSNVFLNAYAQQAVCGPSRTSLLTSRRPDTTRLYDFKSYWRVHAGNYTTLPQYFKSKGYTTMSVGKVFHPGIASNHSDDYPYSWSVPPYHPPSFKYENMKVCKGSDGKLHANLLCSVNVSETPLGTLPDMESTEEAIRLLKSTRDSGKNFFLAVGFHKPHIPFRIPQEFLTLYPLEKMRLAPDPDVPKGLPSVAYNPWTDIRKREDVQALNISFPYGPIPKDFQLQIQQHYYASVSYMDSQVGRLLNTLDYLGLAEDTVVVFTSDHGWSLGEHGEWAKYSNFDVATRVPLMFYVAGMTAVRPWPEDETFPYMDVFGPTPHRFTQGGTVSNVNELLDIFPTVSVLAGLKPPLPCPDNSFHVELCTEGHDLAYTFNDNSKKSEAIAFSQYPRPADTPQENSDLPDLKDIRIMGYSLRSWDYRFTVWAGFDPASFQVNLSDVHGGELYLLEEDPGQDHNLYNSSEHSLLLCKLGQQQPWAQTLKQHLLYLTAGTKSKGMA, encoded by the exons atgtctctgtctgtccagaAATGGTTTGGCGTCCTGATTCTGTGTATATTCTCTCATGACGTTGTTGCAAAAACAG TTAGGCGCAATGTTCTCTTCATCATGGCTGACGATTTGAGACCAACATTAGGATGCTACGGGGATCCTATTGTAAAGTCACCGAACATTGATCAACTTGCCTCTAAAAGTAATGTCTTTCTCAACGCATATGCCCAG CAAGCAGTGTGTGGACCAAGTCGGACCTCCTTACTAACAAGTCGTAGACCTGACACAACCCGGTTATATGACTTTAAGTCCTACTGGAGAGTGCATGCGGGGAACTACACCACTCTCCCTCAGTATTTCAAGTCAAAGGGCTACACCACCATGTCGGTTGGAAAGGTTTTTCACCCAG GCATAGCCTCTAATCACTCGGATGATTACCCGTACAGCTGGTCTGTACCTCCTTATCATCCTCCCTCTTTCAAGTATGAAAATATGAAG GTTTGCAAGGGCAGTGATGGCAAACTGCATGCCAACTTGCTGTGCTCAGTTAATGTGTCTGAAACCCCTCTTGGGACACTGCCAGACATGGAGAGCACAGAGGAGGCCATCAGGCTGCTCAAGTCCACAAGGGATTCTGGCAAGAATTTCTTTCTGGCTGTTGGATTCCACAAACCTCACATTCCCTTCAGAATCCCACAG GAGTTCTTGACACTCTATCCCCTGGAGAAGATGCGCCTGGCTCCAGACCCTGATGTTCCTAAAGGCCTCCCCAGCGTGGCCTACAAtccctggactgacatcaggaaaCGGGAAGATGTCCAAGCTCTAAACATCAGCTTCCCATATGGGCCAATCCCAAAGGATTTCCAG CTCCAGATTCAACAGCACTATTATGCGTCTGTGTCGTACATGGACTCCCAAGTGGGTCGGTTGTTGAATACTCTGGATTATCTGGGCCTGGCTGAAGACACTGTTGTGGTCTTTACATCTGACCATG GCTGGTCACTTGGGGAGCATGGAGAATGGGCCAAATATAGTAACTTTGACGTGGCCACTCGCGTTCCACTAATGTTCTACGTAGCAGGTATGACTGCAGTCCGTCCTTGGCCAGAGGACGAGACCTTCCCCTACATGGATGTGTTTGGCCCAACACCGCATCGCTTCACACAAG GAGGAACAGTGAGCAACGTGAACGAGCTGCTAGATATCTTTCCCACTGTGTCTGTCCTGGCTGGGCTGAAGCCCCCACTCCCCTGTCCCGACAACTCCTTCCACGTGGAGCTCTGCACCGAGGGACACGACCTGGCCTACACCTTCAATGACAACAGCAAGAAGTCTGAGGCCATTGCCTTCAGCCAGTACCCCCGGCCCGCCGACACCCCCCAGGAGAACTCAGACCTGCCCGACCTGAAGGACATCCGAATAATGGGTTATTCTCTGCGCTCCTGGGACTATCGCTTCACTGTGTGGGCGGGCTTCGACCCAGCTAGCTTCCAGGTTAACCTGTCAGACGTGCACGGTGGGGAGCTGTACCTCCTGGAGGAAGACCCAGGCCAGGACCACAACCTGTACAACAGCTCTGAGCACAGCCTGCTGCTCTGCAAGCTGGGCCAGCAGCAACCCTGGGCACAGACCCTCAAACAACACCTCCTTTACCTCACTGCAGGGACTAAATCTAAAGGGATGGCATGA